From the genome of Gemmatimonadota bacterium, one region includes:
- the eda gene encoding bifunctional 4-hydroxy-2-oxoglutarate aldolase/2-dehydro-3-deoxy-phosphogluconate aldolase has translation MSSRSENLASIKACGVVAVLRADRPDALVQVAQAIGRGGIGAVEITMTTPGALDAIGECANRLGDEILLGAGTVLDPETARAAILAGAEYIVTPTLNPDVITLCRRYDKVIIPGALTPTEILTAWECGADIVKVFPATAVGPRYFKDVKAPLPQIDLMPTGGVDLDNTGDFIRAGACAVAVGGNLVDKAAVAAGEWHVLTDTARKYVEAVRNARQEGGG, from the coding sequence ATGTCTTCGAGATCTGAAAACCTCGCTTCCATCAAGGCCTGTGGCGTGGTCGCGGTACTGAGGGCGGACCGGCCCGACGCGCTGGTCCAGGTCGCCCAGGCCATCGGCAGGGGCGGCATCGGAGCCGTCGAGATCACCATGACGACGCCCGGGGCCCTGGACGCCATCGGCGAATGCGCGAACCGGCTGGGGGACGAGATCCTCCTCGGCGCGGGCACCGTGCTGGACCCCGAAACGGCCCGTGCGGCGATCCTGGCCGGCGCCGAATACATCGTGACGCCTACGCTGAACCCGGACGTCATCACCCTCTGCCGACGGTACGACAAGGTCATCATTCCCGGTGCATTGACCCCGACCGAGATCCTGACGGCCTGGGAATGTGGCGCAGACATCGTGAAGGTGTTTCCCGCAACGGCGGTGGGACCCCGCTATTTCAAGGACGTCAAGGCGCCGCTCCCCCAGATCGATCTCATGCCCACGGGCGGAGTGGACCTGGACAACACGGGCGACTTCATCCGGGCAGGCGCCTGCGCCGTGGCCGTGGGCGGAAACCTGGTCGACAAGGCCGCCGTGGCCGCGGGCGAATGGCATGTGCTCACCGATACGGCCCGGAAATACGTCGAGGCGGTTCGGAACGCGCGACAGGAAGGTGGGGGATGA
- a CDS encoding cupin domain-containing protein — MAPPNPIMHATLNRINIEEIKERIGPPPASCAVVAADHVTAAFIWQESGTINDNHCHDYDEWWLVLEGEIDWVIEGRDETVHAKAGDFIFVPALTFHHIFPVGGKPSIRLGVALTGHGHLHERPERKVKVTLE, encoded by the coding sequence ATGGCCCCGCCGAATCCGATCATGCACGCTACGCTCAACCGTATCAATATCGAGGAGATCAAGGAACGGATCGGCCCACCGCCCGCCTCCTGCGCCGTCGTTGCCGCGGACCACGTGACCGCGGCGTTCATCTGGCAGGAATCGGGCACGATCAACGACAATCACTGCCACGATTACGACGAGTGGTGGCTGGTGCTGGAGGGCGAGATCGACTGGGTGATCGAGGGCCGTGACGAGACCGTCCACGCGAAGGCGGGAGATTTCATCTTCGTACCGGCCCTGACGTTCCATCACATTTTCCCAGTGGGCGGCAAGCCGTCCATCCGTCTCGGCGTGGCGCTGACGGGACACGGGCACCTGCACGAGCGGCCGGAGCGCAAGGTGAAGGTCACCCTGGAGTAA